Within Phocoena phocoena chromosome 9, mPhoPho1.1, whole genome shotgun sequence, the genomic segment TTTTGTAATTTCTGATTCTGCTTTCTGCCCCAGGGGCTGAACCATATGGACTGCATCAAGTGTGTCTCATGCTCTTTGGCTTCCATTTGGGTTCAGCAAATGGGGAACAGCAGCAGAAGATAAGAGGAATGGAGAGTGAGATTGAGGATTTATTCCCTTGGCTCTCTTGCTGCAGCACATTGCTGCAGACTGACTGGTTCCTCCATCCAAAGGCCCAGCTCCAGTCAGGTGGCCTTTCTCCACAGTGCACTATCTGGGTTCTATTTTTCTATCTaactgtctatctatctatctgtctatctatctatctatccatccatctacctacctatctacctacctacctaccatctatctatctatatctttcTCTCTCCTAGAGTACAACGCTATCCTTTGTGGTTTCCCTACACTCTACCCACACCTTTGAAAATAAGTTCTCTGTTAAATTTTCCTCAAATTACTCAATTTGAATGGATCATGTCTTTCCTGTGGGACCCCGACTGATCCAgaagtaaatatttaagaatttcttaaatgaggcacaaaaagcaaaaactataaaattaaaatatgacaaaacaCATTGTGGAAATAGAGAATTCTATACCCAAATACTCTGACTCAGCCATAGTTGAAATTACAGTTAAAGCCATAAGCCATACATTTTGAGAAATTTTGAGTGGAGATCATTtggacacagatttttaaaataagctttaataCTCAGTTAAAGCAAAATCTAAAAGTGTATTGATTAAATCCCGGTCCAGTCTGGTGTGGTTACAGTTCTACTAAAGTTAGATCTACACatggaaataatataatttatttaatatgccTACTATtatggacatttatgttataGCCAATCCAttactattacaaacaatgctttTTGTGTCCACTTAAGAATTCATTCTCTATCCTAATGTCATGAAGATATCCTCCTAATATCATCTACTTGAAGtcttattgttttacttttcacatttaaatctatAGTCCAcctaaaattgatttttgtggATGGCAAGATAAGGgtcaaaaatctttttctttctatatggATTCCCAGTTGACCCAGAATCAAAagctattctttccccattgttcTTAGTGCCATCTTTGTCATAGATGAAGgtccatatatgcatgggtcCCATTCTTTTAATGTCAACCTTTTAGTGGTTTTATGCTTTAGAGTTATCTTTCATAAATAGCACTtaggttttctttcttgttttgtttttttacaaattggttatttattccattcacatttattttgattatCAACATATTTAGACTAGATACCCATTTCTACGTTGATCATGACTTTCACCATAGTTGCTAGGAAGTCTTGTCATTCCTTTGTAAGTGTCCCCTCCCTACTCTCTGACTGCTCTCAtgatattttcattgtttataatGTTCTATAGTTTCAGggtaaaactttttatttattctgctttggATATGCTGTACATCATGGATCTGTggattcatatttttcatcagtcCTGGAACATTCatagccattattttttaaaatattgcttttggTTCATTGTCTCTACTTTCTCCTTTCGAAACTCTAATTAGACATGTTGGCCTATTACATTATATTTTCCACGTGCTGCTTTACACTTTCCATCTACTTATCTCTCTTTACTACATTCTGGAtatatctttcatattttctagttcacTAATTGTCCAGTTGCTCTAGCATCATTATTGAAAAGACCATTTTTTCCCAATGTTCCAAAGTCCCATCTTTTTCATAAATCAAGTATCCATATGCCATAATCAAATGTCTGTTTCTGGGACTTGTATATATTCTACTGATCTACTTGTatattctatctttttttttggctgcattgggtcttcttgctgcacacgggctttctctagttgcagtgcacgggcttctcattgtggtggcttctcttgttgtggagcatggactctaggtgtgcaggcttcagtagtcgttgcacatgggctcagtagctgtggctcacaggctctagagtgcaggctcagtagttgcagtgcccgggcttagttgctccacggcatgtgggatcttcccagaccagggattgaactcatgtcccctgcattggcatgcagattcttaaccactgagccaccagggaagtccctacttgtATATTCTTGTACCAATACCATATCaccttaattactgtagcttcataataAGGCTTGATATCCAAGAAGCAATTTCTCCCACCTGCATTTCCTTCTTTAAGAGTATCATGACTATTCTTGGCCCTTTGTCCAAGTACTTTtaagaatcagcttgtcaagttCCACAAAAAGAAAGTTAGGATTTTGAttagaattttattcattttatagatcaatttgaaaaaaaatgctccatttatttaggttttgtCCAATTTATCTCATCACATTTTGTACTTACATTAAGTAGTATTTTTTTTGTAGAagtcttacacatttttttttagatttattcctatgtacTTGATATTTCTGGATCATAAACGATACCTCTTTAAACTTTCATTTCTAACTCCTTTTTGTTGGCATGAGAAacgaaattgatttttttttctcttttttttttgcggtatgcgggcccctcactgctgtggcctctcccattgtggagcacaggttccagatgtgcaggctcagcggccatggctcacggaaccagccgctccgcggcatgtgggatcttcccgaaccggggcacaaacccgtgtcccctgcatcggcaggcagactctcaaccactgcgccaccagggaagcactgaaattgatttttgtatgttgagctTGTATTCATCAATATTACTTTATGTTCTTATCaattctaataatttatctgTACATGatcttggattttctacatatataattatattatatgtaactaatgacttttatttcttcttttataatcaCTATACAGTTTTTCTTTGCCTCATGACACTGGCCAAgatctccagtacaatgttgaatagaagtgatgataGAGGGCAACATTTTCTTGCTTCCAATATCAAAGGGAAGTTTTTACTGTTTCAGCACTAGGTATGAcatttattgtagattttttattGACACTGTTTAGCAGATTAAGGAAATTCTCAtgtattcctagtttgctaaaagttttctttaaagttaTGAAAAATGTTGCAATTTATCAAGTGCTTtggcatctattgaaatgataacatggtttttatcttttaatatcttAATGTGGTAAAATAAATTTCCTCATGTTAAAATCAAACCTTGTATTTCTGGGACAAAGGCAAATTAATCACAAAATATtcatcttctgggcttccctggtggcgcagtagttgagaatctccctgccaatgcaggggacacgggtttgagccctggtctgggaagatcccacatgccgcggagcaactgggcccgtgagccacaattactgagcctgcgcgtctggagcctgtgctccgcaagaagagaggctgcgatagtgagaggcccgcgcactgcgatgaagagtggcccccgctcgccgcaactagagaaagcccttgcacagaaacgaagacccaacacagccataaataaataaattaattaaaaaaaaacagtaatataaaaaaaattcatcttcttATATatgctagtttttaaaatatatagaacagCTTTATAATGTGtagaatttttgcatttttgcCTTGAGTAAAattgacctgtaattttattattcatattgTCTTCCTTAGGTGTTGATATCAAGGTTAGTCTCATAAAACATGTTGAAAACTGttccctctttttctgttctcttggAGAGTTTATGAAATATTGAAACCATACCAGTTTAATAGAAAGAATTTAGGAGGGAGACTAAGGTGGCAGTGTAggaggacatggagctcaccttccccacaaacacatcaaaaatatgcCTACATATGGACCAATTCTCACACAAAACCaactgaaaactggcagaagatctccTATATAACCAGACCTGCAATAAAGATCTCCATATAACTGGGTAGGCCCCAAAAAAGAAAGGGCATCCAGTGGAGACTGGTGCCCCTGGGACACATTTGTAAGGAAGAAAAGGTCCACATGAGTGGACTCTCGCCCTGGGGAGCCCGCTTGCCTGCTGGGAAATCTGCTGAGACAGACAGAAGGGCTGGAGAAGCCTAGACTCTCACGAGGAGCGCCCACATGCTGGTGTGCTAACCATCAGGGAGGAGAGAGACTTGCTCTGGTGGCTATCAACTTGCTACATTTCCCAATCCAAAGAGGTGAATACCCTGGCCCCATTCACTCTACACCACAGGCTGGTGCGAGATCAGGGCAAAGATTCAGTCTAGCTACACAGAGACAGACTGAGGCACCTGAAATGTGATCTGGGCAGAACTGCAGAGACCATTGTCAGCACACACTTGAGGGCTGTGGGTGAAACTGGGAAGACATTGTCAGCTTGTGCACCAGGTGGTGCCAAGAACATGCAGTGGCTAAGAACTTAATCTTGGGCAGACAGGTCCTGGGAGAAGACTGCCACAGAGGCAGTCCAGATCCCAGGAGGCAGCACAGCCACCTCAATTCCTGCAGCCACAACACCCTGACCCCAGCCCCAGGCTATTGCACACCACAGACTTGCACTAGATTCGGGATGAACACAACAGAGAAAGGGATGCGATCTTGGGCTGCTTCTGAGTGGAAATGCAGATGCCTACACAGGCAGCACACAGGTCTGCTGTGACAGCATGGGCCTCACTTGCTTCAGCAATCATCTCCTTTGGTGCAAGGCATGCACCCAACGGCAACGGAGCCTGATCAAACCCAACCTtcagggcttctactccaacaactggggagcagaTCCCACCCCCAATAGGgtagtgacaaccacagagcaaagaggaagcCCCACTTCACATCCAGTACAGCCTCTAGACACCACAACATCAATCATAACCCCttatcaaggggataacagccagcATACTCTGAAGAAAGACGTGGCTGGTATGTATACCAAAACCAATCCTTGCACCAAAACTATTGGAAACGCACAGTCTTCACAGGGATGatcccacataaaaacaccccttcaagaccatagtagataactgtttctcctaaattcatagagacatagaaagttaagtaaaatgaaaaagcagaggaactacttttaataaaaagaacaagagaagtcccctgaaataaaaagataatggaACAGACCTCATTAGTCTACCAGaccctgagttcaaaaaggagataataaaaatgctaaagtaattaaaaggagataataaaaatgctaaagtaATTAAGAGAGATTATCGATAAAAATGAAGATaactgtaacaaggaactagaactATAAAGGTGAATCAATCAAAATTAGACAATTCAATTGCCGAGATAAAAACTAACCTAGAAGCAGTGAATAGcactaaatgaaatgaaagaacaaataactgatctggaagagagaaaaatggaaatcacaaagtcagaacagcagacagaaagacaaatgaaaaaaaaatgatagcaatatatggaatctatgggataatataaagcatgcccaCCTATGcataataggggttccagaaggaaaagagacaaaaaggGGGATCGAAAATGTATTTggagaaattatggctgaaaaattcccaaacctaaggaaggaaacagatattcaagtacaggaaacccagaggatcccaaataagatgaacccaaacagatccacagcaagacacatcataattaaaatggctaaagttaaagataggattctaaaggcagcaaaagaaaacaaagagtaagttacaagggaatccccataaggctgtcaactgatttctctgcagaaactttgcaggccagaagggagtggtgtgatgtattcaaagtcctgaaagggaaaacctgaaaactagaatactctatccagcaagaatATCATTTACCATAGAAGACAAGATAAAAAATTTCTCAGATAAgctaaaactaaaagaattcagcaatactaaacctaccctaaaagaaatattgaagggtCTTTTCTAAACAGAAAAGGATCTATAGGAAATGGAAAACCATATAGGAAAGGCcaatatataaaagaattgaagatcacttaaataagccagtacatagctcaaaaaaataatcaaaaattttGCAAAAGCGATAACTATTACAattaacagcaaaaggataagcaTGAAGATGTGAAACAGGACATCAAAATTGCAAAATGTGGGGGAGAGGAgtataaaaatatagatcttttagaatgtgtttgaatttgtatgactatcagtttaaagcaagtagatacaGTCATGGGTCAACATACTTGAAAACTagagtaaccacaaatcaaaaacatacaacagattcacaaaaagcaaaaagaaaggaattcaagcatactgcaaaagaaaatcatcaaaccacaaaaggaaaaacaaaaagaagaagaaatgaacaaagaagaactacaaaaacaactggaaaacaaggtttaaaatggcaataccaTTTTACATACCTATCAATAGTTACTTTAAGTGTCAATGAACTAAATGATCCAGTCAAATGACATACAGTAGCAGACTGGATTAAGAAAACCAAGAATCTACAATATGCTGCcaacaagagactcacttcagggcaaaagacacacacagaatgaaggttaggggatggaaaaatatatttcatgcaaatagaaatgacaagaaagcagaggTAGCAATACTCAaattagacaaaacagactttaaaccAAAGGCCATAAAGACAAATAAGTACATTATATAAAGATAAAGGGATTAATACAACAAGAGTATATTacattcattaacatatatgcacccaatataggagcacctaaatatctAAAAcaactaacagacataaagggagaaactgacagtactACATTTATAgtagaaataattgaaattataattgaaattatttcaattatttaagatagaattatttcatcttttctgaccacaaccatatgaaactagaaatcaaccacagaaagaaaaatgagaaaagaatgaacacatggaaactaaacaacatgctactaaagaaaacaatgagtcaacgatgaaatcaaagaagaaatcagaaaatacctcaagacaaacgaaaatgaaaatacaaccttaCAAAATCTCTGAgatgggagcttccctggtggcgcagtagttgagagtccgcctgccgatgcaggggacacgggttcgtgccccggtccgggaagatcccacatgccgcggagcggctgggcccttgagccatggccgctgagcctgtgcgtctggagcctgtgctccacaacgggagaggccacagcagtgagaggcccgcctaccgcaaaaaaaaaaaaaaaaaaaaatctctgagatgcagcaaaagcagttctaagaggggagttcatagtgatacaaaccttcctcaagaaataagaaaaatctcaaataaacacttaAACtatcacctaaaagaattagaaaaagaagaaaaaacaaaacccaaattcagcagaagaaagggaataataaagatcacagaggaaataaatacaatagagattaaaagaaacaacagaacagatcaataaaaccaagaactttttttgaaaagataaacaaaattgacaaacttcaaGCCAGgcttaccaagaagaaaagagagaggacccaaattaacaaaataagaaatgaaagagaagaaataacaactgaaactacagaaatacaaaaaaaaatcataatactatgaacagttatatgctaggacaacctagaagaaatggacaagtttctagaaacatacagcttGCCAAAACTGGGTCAAGAAGAAACAGTTAATTTGAACAGagcaatcactagaagtgaaacagAATCTTTAATGAaattccctgcaaacaaaagtccaggactggacagcttcactggggaattctaccacacatacaaagaagaacttatactgatcctCTCAAAGtactccaaaaaattgaagaggagggaacattaccaaattcattccaCGAAGTCACTATCACCCTTAtaacaaaactagacaaagacactacaaaaaacgaaaattacaggtcaatatatttgatgagtatagatgcaaaaatcatcaactaAATAttggcaaactgaatccaacaatacataaaaaggatcatacaccatgatcaggttgGATTCATACCAGGGtcgcaaggatggttcaacatgtgtaaatcaatcaatgtgatacaccacatcaacaaaagaaaaaacaaaaaccacatgatcatctcaatagatgcagaaaaagcatttgacaaaattcaatatccattcatgataaaaactcttaccaaagtgggtatagagggaacatatctcaacataataaaaacaatatatgacAAACGTACAGTCAACATtatattcagcaatgaaaagctgaaagccttcacACTAAATTCAGAAACTAGATAAGGATACTCAatatcaccacttctatttaacatagtattggaagaaCTAGCCCCAGGAATTAggtactaaaaagaaataaaaggtatatgaattggaaaggaagaggtaaagttgtcactatttgcagatgacatgatactctatatagagaaccctaaaatctccaaacaaaaactattagaactaatccaTGAATTCAACAAGggagcaggatacaagattaatatacataaatccgttgcatttctttacactaacaatgaaataccagaaagagaaagtaaaaaaacaatcctgtttaaaatcgattaaaaaaaattacctacaaataaacttaaccaaggaggttaaagacctatacactgaaaactataagacattgataaaagaaattgaagataagtcaaagaaatggaaggatatccgaagctcttggattggaaaaattaatattgttaatatggccataatacccaaagcaatctagattcaatgtgatccctatcaaaatacacatgacatttttcaaaaaactagaacaaataatccaaaaatttatatgcAACCACAAAAGACCTAGAATTGCCAGAGCAATCCcgattaaaaagaacaaagctggaggcataactcttccagacttcagactatactacaaagatacagtaatcaaaacagcatggtattggcacagaaacagacatatagatcaatggaacagaactgagagccccAAAACAAACCCACATACCTATAGTCCATTAATCTACTACAAAGGAGATAAGAATATACCAAGGAGAAAAGACACTttaacaagtggtgttgggaaagctggacagctacatgtaaatcaatgaaattagaacactccctcataccatatacaaaaataaactcaaaatggtttaaagacctaaatataagacatgacaccctaaaactcctagaagagaacataggcaagacATCCTGACATAAagtgtagcaatattttcttagattaatctctcaaggcaaaagaaataaaagcaaaaataaacaaataggacctaatcaaactaaaaagcttttgcaaagcataggaaaccatcagcaaaatgaaaagacaacctacagaatgggagaaaatatttgagaataatGTAATGGacaatgggttaatatccaaaatatacaaacagttcatataactcaacattgaaaaaataagtaaaaacaaacaacctgggcttccctggtggtgcagtggttgagagtccgcctgccgatgtaggggacacgggttcgtgccccggtccgggaagatcccacatgccgcggagcaactaggcccgtgagccatggcccatgagccatggtcgctgagcctgcacgtccagagtctGAGCGTCcggagtctgcgcgtccagagcctgtgctccgcaacgggagaggccacaacagtgagaggcccgcgtaccgcaaaacaaaacaaaacaaaacaaacaaacaacccaatcaaaaaatcagcagaacacctaaatagacatttatccatagaagacatacaggtgcatggaaagatgctcaacatctctaattattagagaaatgcaagtcaaaaccatgatgaggtagcacctcacaccagtcagaatggctatcaaccaaatgtctacaaataataaattctggagaggatatggagaaaagggaacccctctacattgttggtgggaatgtaaattggtgcagtcactatggaaaacagtatagaggtgccttaaaaaactgaaaatagagctaccatatgatccagcaattccactcctgggtatatacctggaaaagacgaaaactctaattcaaaaagatacacacaccccagtgttcacagcagcactatttacaatagccaagatatggaaacatcccaaatgcccatcaacagatgactggcgtaagaaaatatatatacacaatggagtatcactcagccataaaaatgaatgaaatattgccatttgcagcaacattgttggacctagaaaatattatgcttaatgaagcaagtcagataaagacaaatattatatggtatcactgatatgtggaatctaaaaaaataatacaaatgaatatgtatacaaaacagaaatagactcacagacatcataaacaaacttatggttactaaaggggaaaggtgggggaagggataaattaggagtatgggattaacagatacaaagtactatacataaaacatataAGCAACATGGATTTACTGTatcacacagggaactatattcaatatattgtaataacctataatggaaaaaaatccgaaaaatataactgaatcactttgctgtaacctgaaactaatacaatattgtaaatcaaccatatttcaataaataataataataaaaagaaggagCAGTAAATATAGGGAGTTGTGTAGTCAAGTATTGGAGAACTGAAAAGGTAGAGGGGGAACTGCAGTAACATAGAGATAATAAATACAGGAAGTAGCTACTATCCTTAGGGATGATGGAACGAAGGGAAGAGGTTGGGTTATTAAAAACCACAAACTTGGAGGAGGGACCTACAGAGATGGGATCCAGACCTCTGAAGAAGGGTGCTGCCTAGTTGTGCAGGTTCCTCAAGAGTCAAACAAAAGACTTAAAGTCAGGCGTTAGTCCTTGAAAAGGttgttttacttctactttttataGAAAGCATCCCCTTCTTTAAGGCATTTTACATCCACCTATTGGAGAACTGTCATAACGCACTGAATTTGTTGGGACAAGACGCTTCAATACCATATGTAAACCTACAATATCCACAATGAGAATGGTACTCTCTGCATGtggcacgggggggggggggggccactGGCTATTCCctgtcttccaaaaatttgctgagttctttcattctctcatgtatccttcctcaatttctttgatcttttttattcctttctataATTTTAATGTGGTATCAAGAGTATTGTGATAAATGCATGCAATCAATAAACTATCTTTAGCCAGAAATTATATATAAGTTAAttagttataaatgtattttaataattattaaattacttATTATGGAATAAAGTTgtattaaaattcatttgtaattttaacatctttattatatCTCTTCACATCATTTGTTTTGTAggttcaaaggaaaaaattaaacatgaaaattataattGAATTGCAATCTTGTATTGGTATAAAACATATCAGCAAAGAAGATGTCTGAAAAGAAGAGTACTTCAGAAGAGCTAGAGGATCTCACTAGTCAATTTAGGAAAGAATCTAGATCACGGTTAGTGGAGAAATCTGGAGTTATTAAAGAAACATCAAACTCTCTAAAGGAAGCTTCTGATGGGACCACTTCCAACCAAATTTGTAAAGTGCGTCCTAGAAAAAATACATTAGGTATATGTGATGATACATCAACATCCTCCTCTGGAAGTAAGtctaagagaaatgaagaacaaaggaaaactcttcaattttctgaaacAATTGCTACATACGACAGTTTGCAGTCAAAAAGTGAAATTTCACAAAGTTCATCACTATCAGTAACTAAGATGAGTGCTGAATATCAGGCTTTTGTTGACTCCCTAACTCATGAAACATTAGAAAAAATTAGTCCACAACTCTctgaagaaaatcagaaaggacTTGGCTTAGGATCAGATAAGTTTACAGTTAACCTCAAAGCCAAGGGTTTACAAGAATTCcctaaggacattttaaaaatcaagtatgTAAAATATCTCTATTTAGATGAGaatgaaatcaaaagttttaaaggGGCAGACTCCAGTGATCTGCTAGGACTTGAAATTCTAACCATGCAAAAAAATGGGTTATCATCACTTCCATGTGAAATTCAGTTACTTCATAATTTAAAGCTATTAAATGTCAGTCACAACCAAATATCACATATCCCTAAAGAAATATCACAGCTTGGGACTATCAGGCAActgtttttaaataacaattgCATTGAGGATTTTCCTTCTGGCTTGGAAAGTCTTGGAaacttggaaattttaaatttggcTAAAAATAAGTTAAGACATATACCAGATACTCTGTCTAGTTTGAAAAACTTGAGGGCTCTCAATCTGGAATATAATCAGTTAACAGTATTTCCTAAAGCTCTGTGCTTCCTTCCAAAGTTAATTTTACTAAACCTTTCTGGAAACCTGATAAACAGTTTGCCAAAAGAAATTAGGGaacttaaaaatttagaaatactttTACTTGATCACAATAAACTTACCTTTTTGGCCGTGGAAATTTTTCAGTTGCTCAAAATGAAAGAACTCCAACTGACAGACAATAAATTGGAAGTTATTTCACACAAAATTGAGAATTTTAGGGAACTTAGGATTCTAATACttgataaaaatttattgaaagacATACCAGAGAAAATTTCCCACTGCGTAATGTTGGAATGCCTTAGTCTTAGTGATAATAAGTTAACAGAACTTCCTAAGAACATACATAagcttaaaaatttaagaaaactccatataaacagaaataatatCGTGAAAATACCTGAATATATTTCACATCTTAATAATATGTTCAGCCTAGAATTTTCAGGAAATTTAATCGTAGACTTTcctattgaaataaaaaactgTAGAAAAATAACTAAAGTTGAATTGAGTTATAATAGAATAATGTATTTTCCACTAGGTTTGTGTGCTTTAGATTCTCTTTATTATTTGGGTTTTAATGGAAATTATATTTCAGAAATACCTGTAGATATATCTTTCAGTAAACAACTGCTTCATTTAGAATTTAATGAAAACAAACTCCtaatattttctgagcacttaTGTTCTCTTATTAATCTTGAATACCTTGATcttggtaaaaacaaaataaggaaaattcaACCATCTATTTCCAATATGGTATCGCTCCGTGTTCTTATTTTATGCTGTAATAAGTTGGAAACTTTCCCCATAGAAGTGTGTACTTTAGAAAATTTGCAAGTACTTGATCTTTcagaaaatcaaatacagactATTCCTTCAGAGATCTGTAACTTAAA encodes:
- the LRRD1 gene encoding leucine-rich repeat and death domain-containing protein 1, with translation MSEKKSTSEELEDLTSQFRKESRSRLVEKSGVIKETSNSLKEASDGTTSNQICKVRPRKNTLGICDDTSTSSSGSKSKRNEEQRKTLQFSETIATYDSLQSKSEISQSSSLSVTKMSAEYQAFVDSLTHETLEKISPQLSEENQKGLGLGSDKFTVNLKAKGLQEFPKDILKIKYVKYLYLDENEIKSFKGADSSDLLGLEILTMQKNGLSSLPCEIQLLHNLKLLNVSHNQISHIPKEISQLGTIRQLFLNNNCIEDFPSGLESLGNLEILNLAKNKLRHIPDTLSSLKNLRALNLEYNQLTVFPKALCFLPKLILLNLSGNLINSLPKEIRELKNLEILLLDHNKLTFLAVEIFQLLKMKELQLTDNKLEVISHKIENFRELRILILDKNLLKDIPEKISHCVMLECLSLSDNKLTELPKNIHKLKNLRKLHINRNNIVKIPEYISHLNNMFSLEFSGNLIVDFPIEIKNCRKITKVELSYNRIMYFPLGLCALDSLYYLGFNGNYISEIPVDISFSKQLLHLEFNENKLLIFSEHLCSLINLEYLDLGKNKIRKIQPSISNMVSLRVLILCCNKLETFPIEVCTLENLQVLDLSENQIQTIPSEICNLKGILKLNISSNQFIYFPIELCQLQSLEVLNISQINGRKLTRLPEELSNMTQLKGLDISNNAIREMPRNIGELRGLVSLNAYNNQIRYLPPSFLSLNALQQLNLSGNNLTALPSGIYKLFSLKEINFDDNPLLRPPMEICKGKQLYTIARYLQRADERDEKILAKIFKIVANNITETNFQFLCQKLNLAITETDKSTMSTASLSERVHRTLDKWKTENNNLSVTTAALRDQLTRALTMIGAYEIMDKITALKLFTCAIKF